The nucleotide sequence ACAACAAACGACCCAATGCCGAAATTAAAAATCTCCACTGATGCCCATGGCAAAGACGCCAGATATTCGATCGTTCTTATTTGATAAGTCAGGATAATCCAAGTAAAATATCCGATTATTTTTGCCGGTACGATCCAAATAAAAGAAAAAATCCCCGCCAAAAATCCAAGAGCCATTGCCAACGGCACAAAAGGCAATATCAGAATATTAGCCAGCGGAGAAACAATAGACAAACGATCAAAATTATAAATTAAGACCGGCAAAGCCATAATCTGCGCTGAAATTGTGATCAAGAGCATACTCTTGATCTTCAAAACATCCGGCAGTTTTTTCAGATAATGATCCAAAATCGGATAAACCCACACCAGTCCCATTACCGCCAAAAAAGAAAGCTGGAAACCGACATCAAACCGCAAAATCTTGGGATTAACCGCGATCATTAAAGTCGCCGCAAAAACAATCGCCGTTGAAATAGTATTCAGTCTTCCTGCCCGAATTGCCACCATCACAAGACCGCTCATAATCCCCGCTCTGATCGCCGAACTGGGAGCGCTAACCATTATAATAAAAGAAATTATCGCCAATAGACTAACCCAAAACGCTTGATTCCTGGAAAATCCCGCGAATAAGCAAAGTTCCAATATTATAATCGCGATGATTGTCACGTTGAATCCGGAAACCGCCACAATATGACTGGTGCCGGTAATCGAAAAATCATTTTTCAATTTTTCGCCCATTCCCGATCGTTCTCCTAACAAAAGGCCGTTTAAAAGCGAAACTTCCGGTTCTGCCAATAAGCGGCCAATTCTTTCTTTAAATACATTCTTAAAGCTAAAAATCGCGCTATAAACAGGATTTCCAAGGCCGGAGGATATAAAGCTAGTTTTGG is from bacterium and encodes:
- a CDS encoding ComEC/Rec2 family competence protein, producing the protein MNYLTKSKIFLYLCLSFSFGVFIASFLKIPVLVLFAAAIAAVIFISIFWRKKKITIVCFAAIFVILGIYRFQAVSEKANTENIYGDLNKSVIFQGLIVTEPDNRIKDTQYVVENQDLKIKNQNYGKILVTMPHYPAYQYGDLVEIEGKLKIPEKFNSFDYQEYLAKDDIYFTMYSPKTSFISSGLGNPVYSAIFSFKNVFKERIGRLLAEPEVSLLNGLLLGERSGMGEKLKNDFSITGTSHIVAVSGFNVTIIAIIILELCLFAGFSRNQAFWVSLLAIISFIIMVSAPSSAIRAGIMSGLVMVAIRAGRLNTISTAIVFAATLMIAVNPKILRFDVGFQLSFLAVMGLVWVYPILDHYLKKLPDVLKIKSMLLITISAQIMALPVLIYNFDRLSIVSPLANILILPFVPLAMALGFLAGIFSFIWIVPAKIIGYFTWIILTYQIRTIEYLASLPWASVEIFNFGIGSFVVYYMIVLAVIVWDWRKRESVKI